A window from Thalassophryne amazonica chromosome 15, fThaAma1.1, whole genome shotgun sequence encodes these proteins:
- the LOC117527081 gene encoding uncharacterized protein LOC117527081, with the protein MQRHRLAAKKSTVLRKWKDDPRMTHVQTMLQSVQVRTVQPLEELLQESKLSPQSCVNKQSDVCLRTQDGPPLTSDFANENNSHSFLASMCCGLGTSVTFQQKCLREDNEESRPSSGYFTYSQKNSFSGRSDTPHQSRETENASDFFLHTTASTVIRVPQIITHLPVDGEALEDSSSSSDSQKLILLKDSPSCAQGSEGESESCHPDSLEGENDAASSEALAQDCDGNRVSASDSLEFMSTLSTCNSSPPSSQTRQDLGRTEPAHVQLEELIVSASRLC; encoded by the exons ATGCAGAGACACCGACTTGCAGCAAAGAAATCTACTGTCCTCAGGAAGTGGAAGGATGATCCAAGAATGACCCACGTCCAGACCATGCTCCAGAGTGTCCAG GTGAGGACGGTGCAGCCATTGGAGGAGTTGCTTCAGGAGTCAAAATTGTCTCCTCAAAGCTGCGTCAACAAACAGAGTGACGTTTGTCTCCGAACACAGGACGGTCCACCGCTAACGTCTGACTTTGCTAatgaaaacaacagccactcttttcTGGCctccatgtgttgtggtttggggACATCTGTCACATTTCAGCAAAAATGTCTTCGTGAGGACAACGAGGAGTCACGGCCGTCCTCCGGTTACTTCACCTACAGCCAGAAAAACAGTTTCTCCGGAAGGTCTGACACTCCGCACCAGAGCCGTGAAACTGAGAATGCGAGCGACTTTTTTCTTCACACCACCGCCAGCACCGTTATCAGGGTCCCACAGATCATCACCCACCTGCCGGTAGACGGAGAAGCGTTAGAGGACTCATCCTCTTCAAGTGACTCACAAAAACTAATTCTCCTGAAGGACTCGCCTTCCTGCGCTCAGGGGTCAGAGGGCGAGTCTGAAAGCTGCCACCCGGACAGTTTGGAGGGTGAAAATGACGCTGCCTCCTCTGAAGCTTTGGCTCAGGATTGTGATGGAAACCGTGTGAGTGCATCAGACAGTCTAGAGTTTATGTCCACATTAAGCACCTGTAACTCTTCACCACCATCGAGCCAGACTCGACAGGACCTGGGACGGACTGAGCCAGCGCATGTCCAGCTGGAGGAGCTCATCGTCTCAGCCTCCAGGCTTTGCTGA
- the LOC117526690 gene encoding uncharacterized protein LOC117526690, with the protein MTQDQQGDEGVEQSLSDKENNGFPRQEVLTAGGRKRRSHMLWEKDRISQRVEVLFKELSIGKTASESTRVSTRMLSAAAQVSRNLQGPDSRPEPSRTIFKGPKKHLSVPASKLCRSPPQWRSQGATKDRRGADRTNTPKTKVLLGTSLGADRMVQAVRYHYRPPAVLSTLTNVGEGGMSDVLVTHSQNMDHLESSLSGLKVVLSDLQSKLAEDIKPGGLLATGHIKKGDLQDDTLREFPRGEDTEPEPSLSLCGLGTKAVKTQESSGTNPLSRSHMMHHIPSDGSSALTHSCTLPEETSMHTPTHGSTVNPSLNQLYDINAPAGLWFLQGSESLLTSKHLTPEDGAEGHRGVDKVTRRLLMPTAEHTQEEREGTHGGAESGFRLDPGTTRACSYEGRGAQG; encoded by the exons ATGACCCAGGACCAGCAGGGAGACGAGGGAGTGGAGCAGAGCCTGTCTGATAAGGAAAACAATGGGTTCCCCCGCCAGGAGGTGCTAACTGCAGGGGGAAGGAAAAGGAGATCTCATATGCTTTGGGAAAAAGACAGGATTTCTCAGAGAGTGGAAGTCCTGTTCAAAGAGCTCAGCATCGGGAAGACGGCATCTGAAAGCACCCGGGTCTCGACCAGGATGCTGAGTG CTGCCGCTCAGGTTAGCAGAAATCTCCAGGGTCCAGACAGCAGACCAGAACCATCCAGGACCATTTTTAAAGGACCGAAGAAACATCTGTCTGTTCCTGCCTCAAAACTCTGCAGGAGTCCACCTCAGTGGAGGAGCCAAGGTGCCACCAAAGACAGACGAGGTGCTGACAGAACCAACACTCCAAAGACGAAGGTTCTGCTTGGCACCAGTCTGggtgcagaccgaatggtccaagCTGTGAGGTACCACTACCGGCCACCAGCTGTTCTTTCAACGCTCACTAATGTGGGTGAAGGTGGCATGTCAGACGTGTTGGTGACGCATTCCCAGAACATGGATCACCTGGAGTCCAGCCTGTCTGGACTGAAAGTCGTCCTCTCTGATCTGCAGTCCAagctggcagaagacatcaagccCGGCGGCCTGCTCGCCACTGGACACATAAAGAAAGGAGACTTACAGGATGACACGCTGAGAGAGTTCCCCAGAGGAGAAGACACAGAACCAGAACCAAGTCTCAGTCTCTGTGGTTTAGGAACCAAAGCAGTCAAAACACAGGAAAGCTCTGGAACTAACCCACTGTCAAGAAGTCACATGATGCATCATATCCCATCAGACGGCAGCTCAGCGCTGACACATAGCTGCACTCTGCCCGAGGAAACCAGCATGCACACGCCAACACACGGTTCCACCGTCAACCCATCGCTCAACCAGTTATACGACATCAACGCGCCGGCTGGGCTGTGGTTCCTTCAAGGCTCAGAATCTCTCCTAACTTCAAAGCATCTGACCCCAGAGGACGGGGCTGAAGGTCACCGTGGAGTGGACAAGGTCACACGGAGGCTGCTGATGCCCACGGCCGAGCACACACAAGAAGAACGTGAAGGTACGCATGGAGGAGCAGAATCAGGGTTCAGGCTCGACCCCGGCACCACCAGAG CGTGCTCGTATGAAGGTCGTGGAGCTCAGGGATGA
- the si:ch73-100l22.3 gene encoding uncharacterized protein si:ch73-100l22.3, producing MQRHRLAAKKSTVLRKWKDDPRMTHVQTMLQSVQVRTVQPLEELLQESKLSPQSCVNKQSDVCLRTQDGPPLTSDFANENNSHSFLASMCCGLGTSVTFQQKCLREDNEESRPSSGYFTYSQKKQFLRKTEKRLEDSSSSSDSQKLILLKDSPSCAQGSEGESESCHPDSLEVKMTLPSSEALAQDCDGNRVSASDSLEFMSTLSTCNSSPPSSQTRQDLGRTEPAHVQLEEPHRLSLQALLRKSQAYRRSQRVLRNQAKQMKSQEMTQDQQGDEGVEQSLSDKENNGSPARRSPPQWRSQGATKDRRGADRTNTPKTKVLLGTSLGADRMVQAVRYHYRPPAVLSTLTNVGEGGMSDVLVTHSQNMDHLESSLSGLKVVLSDLQSKLAEDIKPGGLLATGHIKKGDLQDDTLREFPRGEDTEPEPSLSLCGLGTKAVKTQESSGTNPLSRSHMMHHIPSDGSSALTHSCTLPEETSMHTPNTRFHRQPIAQPVYDINAPAGLWFLQGSESLLTSKHLTPEDGAEGHRGVDKVTRRLLMPTAEHTQEEREGTHGGAESGFRLDPGTTRACSYEGRGAQRDEMLGVLHDVRHVQSACLLPDHCCPLLAAAVKGFLTRRLLRTERMEQLVRTFHDTRQFLQAFQEQSPTEDICSREDVLLQQRVALQMCSARYKVYDTFFNLSIMEQMQLITWDRGVARQRHLSQGDLLHPRGQSYLSAATQKSLQRRER from the exons ATGCAGAGACACCGACTTGCAGCAAAGAAATCTACTGTCCTCAGGAAGTGGAAGGATGATCCAAGAATGACCCACGTCCAGACCATGCTCCAGAGTGTCCAG GTGAGGACGGTGCAGCCATTGGAGGAGTTGCTTCAGGAGTCAAAATTGTCTCCTCAAAGCTGCGTCAACAAACAGAGTGACGTTTGTCTCCGAACACAGGACGGTCCACCGCTAACGTCTGACTTTGCTAatgaaaacaacagccactcttttcTGGCctccatgtgttgtggtttggggACATCTGTCACATTTCAGCAAAAATGTCTTCGTGAGGACAACGAGGAGTCACGGCCGTCCTCCGGTTACTTCACCTACAGCCAGAAAAAACAGTTTCTCCGGAAG ACGGAGAAGCGTTTAGAGGACTCATCCTCTTCAAGTGACTCACAAAAACTAATTCTCCTGAAGGACTCGCCTTCCTGCGCTCAGGGGTCAGAGGGCGAGTCTGAAAGCTGCCACCCGGACAGTTTGGAGGTGAAAATGACGCTGCCCTCCTCTGAAGCTTTGGCTCAGGATTGTGATGGAAACCGTGTGAGTGCATCAGACAGTCTAGAGTTTATGTCCACATTAAGCACCTGTAACTCTTCACCACCATCGAGCCAGACTCGACAGGACCTGGGACGGACTGAGCCAGCGCATGTCCAGCTGGAGGAGCCTCATCGTCTCAGCCTCCAGGCTTTGCTGAGGAAGTCTCAGGCGTACCGACGGAGCCAGCGTGTCCTTAGAAACCAAGCCAAGCAGATGAAGTCCCAGGAGATGACCCAGGACCAGCAGGGAGACGAGGGAGTGGAGCAGAGCCTGTCTGATAAGGAAAACAATGGTTCCCCCGCCAGGAG GAGTCCACCTCAGTGGAGGAGCCAAGGTGCCACCAAAGACAGACGAGGTGCTGACAGAACCAACACTCCAAAGACGAAGGTTCTGCTTGGCACCAGTCTGggtgcagaccgaatggtccaagCTGTGAGGTACCACTACCGGCCACCAGCTGTTCTTTCAACGCTCACTAATGTGGGTGAAGGTGGCATGTCAGACGTGTTGGTGACGCATTCCCAGAACATGGATCACCTGGAGTCCAGCCTGTCTGGACTGAAAGTCGTCCTCTCTGATCTGCAGTCCAagctggcagaagacatcaagccCGGCGGCCTGCTCGCCACTGGACACATAAAGAAAGGAGACTTACAGGATGACACGCTGAGAGAGTTCCCCAGAGGAGAAGACACAGAACCAGAACCAAGTCTCAGTCTCTGTGGTTTAGGAACCAAAGCAGTCAAAACACAGGAAAGCTCTGGAACTAACCCACTGTCAAGAAGTCACATGATGCATCATATCCCATCAGACGGCAGCTCAGCGCTGACACATAGCTGCACTCTGCCCGAGGAAACCAGCATGCACACGCCAAACACACGGTTCCACCGTCAACCCATCGCTCAACCAGTATACGACATCAACGCGCCGGCTGGGCTGTGGTTCCTTCAAGGCTCAGAATCTCTCCTAACTTCAAAGCATCTGACCCCAGAGGACGGGGCTGAAGGTCACCGTGGAGTGGACAAGGTCACACGGAGGCTGCTGATGCCCACGGCCGAGCACACACAAGAAGAACGTGAAGGTACGCATGGAGGAGCAGAATCAGGGTTCAGGCTCGACCCCGGCACCACCAGAG CGTGCTCGTATGAAGGTCGTGGAGCTCAGAGGGATGAGATGCTCGGAGTCCTACACGATGTCCGGCATGTTCAG TCGGCCTGCTTGCTCCCAGACcactgctgccccctgctggcagCAGCTGTGAAGGGTTTTCTGACTAGGAGGCTCCTGAGGACGGAGCGAATGGAACAGCTGGTGCGAACCTTCCAT GACACTCGTCAGTTCCTGCAAGCCTTCCAGGAGCAGAGTCCCACTGAAGACATTTGCAGCAGAGAAGATGTCTTATTGCAGCAGAGAGTCGCTCTGCAG